The genomic DNA TCGGAAGTTAAGTCCACCTCGCTTTCCGAATCTGGAAGCACTTCAACTTCACTAAGCAATTCTGTATCCACAGCAGATTCCGAAAGTACCTCGGAGTCGAAGCGAAGTTCTGAAAGCAATTCAACTTCAGAATCTAATTCCGAAGTTAAGTCCACGTCGCTATCCGAATCAGAAAGTATTTCTGGATCTTTGAGTGCCTCAGCATCCAAAGCAGATTCAGAAAGTACGTCGGAATCTAAGCAAGGTTCTGAAAGTGCATCAATCTCAGAATCCAATTCGGAAGTTAAGTCAAGATCACTTTCCGAATCTGGAAGCACGTCAACTTCACTAAGCAATTCTGTATCCACAGCAGATTCCAAAAGTACTTCGGCATCGAAACAAAGTTCTGAAAGCAGTTCAACTTCAGAATCCAATTCGGAAGTTAAATCAACTTCACTTTCCGAATCTGGAAGTACGTCAACTTCGCTAAGCGATTCTGGATCAAAAGTTGATTCGGAAAGCACTTCAGCATCGAAACAAAGTTCCGAGAGTGTTTCAATTTCAAAATCAAATTCGGAGTTTAAGTCAACATCGGTTTCCGAATCCGGAAGTACTTCAATTTCACTAAGTGACTCGACATCAAAAGCAGATTCGAAAAGTACTTCGGCATCGAAACAAGGTTCTGAGAGTTCTTCAACTTCTGAATCCAATTCAGAATTCAAATCTATTTCACTTTCCGAATCGGTCAGTACTTCAGTGCTATTAAGTGAATCAGTATCCACAGCAGATTCCGAAAGTTCGTCGGAATCAAAGCAAAGTTCCGAGAGTGTTTCAATTTCAGAATCCAATTCCGAAGTTAAGTCCACATCGCTAAGCAATTCGTTATCTACAGCAGATTCCGAAAGCACTTTTGCCTCGAAGCAAATTTCTGAGAGTGCTTCAACCTCAGAATCTAATTCCGAAGTTAAGTCCACATCGATTTCCGAATCCGGAAGTACGTCAACTTCGCTAAGCAATTCTGGATCAAAAGTTGCTTCAGAAAGTACTTCAGCATCGAAACAAAGTTCTGAGAATGCTTCGACTTCAGAATCTAATTCCGAAATTAAGTCCACATCACTTTCCATATCAGGAAGTATTTCTGGATCTATGAGTGCCTCAGCATCCAAAGCAGATTCAGAAAGTACGTCTGAATCTAAGCAAGGTTCTGAAAGTGCATCAATTTCAGAATCCAATTCGGAAGTTAAGTCCACATCGCTTTCTGATTATGAAAGTACGTCAACTTCACTAAGTGAGTCGACATTAGCATCGAAACAAGGTTCTGAGAGTTCTTCAACTTCTGAATCCAATTCAGAATTCAAATCTATTTCACTTTCCGAATCGGTCAGTACTTCAGTACTGTTAAGTGAATCAGTATCAACAGCAGATTCCGAAAGTACGTCGGAATCAAAGCAAAGTTCTGAGAATGCTTCGACTTCAGAATCCAATTCGGAAGTTAAGTCAACATCACTTTCCAGAACAGGAAGTATTTCTGGATCTATGAGTGCCTCAGCATCCACAGCAGATTCGGAAAGTACTTCGGCATCGAAAATAAGTTCCGAGAGTGCTTCAATTTCGGAAGCTAATTCCGAAGTTAAGTCGGTTTCATTATCCGAATCCGGAAGTACGTTAACTTCGCTAAGCAATTCTGGATCAAAATCAGATTCCGAAAGTACATCGGCATCGAAAATAAGTTCCGAGAGTGCTTTAATTTCAGAATCCAATTCCGAAGTTAAGTCGGCTTCATTATCCGAATCCGGAAGTACGTCAACTTCGCTAAGCAATTCTGGATCAAAATTGAATTCCGAAAGCACATCGGCATCGAAACAAAGTTCTGAGAGTTCTTCAATTTCAGAATCCAATTCCGAAGTTAAGTCGGCTTCATTATCCGAATCCGGAAGTACGTCAACTTCGCTAAGCAATTCTGGATCAAAAGTTAATTCAGAAAGTACTTCTGCGTCGCAGCAAAGTTCTGAGAGTGCTTCAGCCTCAGAATATAATTCCGAAGTTAAGTCCACATCGATTTCCGAATCCGGAAGTACGTCAACTTCGCTAAGCAATTCTGGATCAAAAGTTGCTTCAGAAAGTACTTCAGCATCGAAACAAAGTTTTGAGAGTGCTTCGACTTCAGAATCCAATTCGGAAGTTAAGTCCACATCACTTTCCAGATCAGGAAGTATTTCTGGATCTATGAGTGCCTCAGCATCCACAGCAGATTCGGAAAGTACTTCGGCATCGAAACAAGGTTCTGAAAGCAGTTCAACTTCAGAATCCAATTCGGAAGTTAAGTCCATATCGGTTTCCGAATCTGGAAGCACGTCAACTTTGCTAAGTGACTCGACATCAAAAGCAAACTCAGAAAGCACTTCTGCGTCTAAGCAAGGTTCTGAAAGTGAATCAATCTCAAAATCCAATTCCGAAGTTAGTTCAACATCGGTTTCCGAATCCGGAAGTACGTCGATTTCGCTGAGTGACTCGACATCAAAAGCCGAATCAGAAAGTACATCTGAATCAAATCAAAGTTCTGAGAGTAGTTCAATTTCAGAATCTAATTCCGAAGTTAAGTCAAAATTGGTTTCCGAATCAGAATCCGACAGTACGTCAACTTCACTAAGCAATTCTGAATCAAAAGTTGATTCAGAAAGTACTTCAGCATCGAAACAAAGTTCCGAGAGTGTTTCAATTTCAGAATCCAATTCGGAAGTTAAGTCAACATCGCTTTCTGAATCTGGAAGCACTTCAACTTCGCTAAGTGACTCGACATCAAAAGCAGATTCGGAAAGTGCATCAATCTCAGAATCCAATTCCAAAGTTAGTTCAACATCGGTTTCCGAATCAGAATCCGACAGTATGTCAACTTCACTAAGCAATTCTGAATCAAAAGTTGATTCAGAAAGTACTTCAGCATCGAAACAAAGTTCCGAGAGTGTTTCAATTTCAGAAGTTAATTCAGAGGTTAATTCAACCTCGCTTTCTGAATCCGACAGTACGTCAACTTCACTAAGTGACTCGACATCAAAAGCCGATTCAGAAAGTACATCTGATTTAAAGCAAAGTTCCGAGAGTGTTTCAATTTCAGAAGTTAATTCAGAGGTTAATTCAACCTCGCTTTCTGAATCCGACAGTACGTCAACTTCGCTAAGAAACTCTGTATCCACAGAAGATTCCGAAAGTACATCGGCATCGAAACAAAGTTCCGAGAGTGTTTCAATTTCAGAATCCAATTCTGAGGTTAAGTCAACATCACTTTCTGAATCCGGCAGTACGTCAACTTCGTTAAGCGATTCTTTATCCACAGCAGATTCCGAAAGCAATTCTGCATCTAAACAAAGTTCCGAGAGTGTTTCAATTTCAGAATCCAATTCCGAAGTTAAGTCGGCTTCATTATCCGAATCCGGAAGTACATCAACTTCACTAAGTGAGTCGACATCAGCATCGAAAATAAGTTCCGAGAGTGCTTCAATTTCAGAATCCAATTCTGAGTTTAAGTCCGCATCGGTTTCCGAATCTGGAAGCACTTCAACTTCGCTAAGTGACTCGACATCAAAAGTAGATTCGAAAAGTACATCAGCATCGAAAATAAGCTCTGAAAGTTCATCAATTTCAGAATCTAATTCGGAAATTAAGTCAAGATTACTTTCCGAATCCGGAAGTACGTCAACTTTGCTAAGCAATTCTGGATCAAAATTGAATTCCGAAAGTACATCGGAATCGAAACAAAGTTCTGAAAGTTCATCAATTTCAGAATCTAATTCGGAAGTTAAGTCAAGATTACTTTCCGAATCGGATAGTACGTTTGCATCTTCAAGTTACTCTATATCAAAATTAGACTCCGAAAGCATCTCTGCATCGAAGCAAAGCTCCGAAAGAACTTCAGCTTCTGATGCTAATTCGGATGTTAAATCGATTTCACTTTCCGAATCGTTGAGTGAATCAACTTCATCGAGGGTTTCGACATCCAAAGCAGATTCAGAAAGCACCTCAGCGTCGAAGCAGAGTTCTGGAAGTATTTCGATTTCTCAATCAAATTCGTTAGTAGCCTCGACTTCATGGTCTGTATCGGAGCAGACTTCTACAAGCAGCACCACTTTTGAACAAGCTACAGAAACGAATACAAAGATTTTCTCACCAACTGTTACAAGTGATGGCGGGTCAGTGAACCCGGTTAGAGTTAGCAACGTTGGACAACCCCGGCAGCAACTAGGAACGCCAACTAATGCCACTAGTGGACAATCTAGTACCCAATTTGCAAATAACCATTACCAAGGGGTATCACAACCACAAGCAGGAGGAAATAATGTTAATGGGATTTTGCAGGCCAGTGATCAGCCGGTTGCCCAGACCATTACCGGTCTTGCTCATCCTAGTGGAACGGGGAACGTTGCTAGTCTAGCAAGTTCGCAGTCGATTCCAGCTACCAACAGAACCACGCAGCAACGGTTAACGAAGACTAAGCATCCCACTGCAATTAACCGGCATCATCAGGCAGCGCATGTGCGTAGAAGTGGCCTAGGTGAGCACGCCGTTAGTTTTGGGGTAGCAGGTGCTACGGGCTTGTTATTCCTCGCTCATCTAGGAAGACAACTCAGAAAGAAACATCATAAACGCTAGTTCAGTTGATTAGGCAGCAAAAAAGACCTCGTGATTTTCACGGGGTCTTTTTTAGTGGTTAGTGTTGACGCCATTGTTAAGCATCAGCTGTTGGTAAATGTCAATGAAGTTGAAGTACATTTGTTTATCGATGTACTCATCTGCACTGTGTAGAGATTGATTGCCAGGGCCAAAGATCATGAAGGGGAAGTCCTCCGCTTGATTAACTAAGAATTTGGCGGCATCTGTCGTATAGGTTCCACCAAAGGTTGAAATTGGGTGTCCTGAGACCTGTGCTCCAACTTGCTGACCACGTTTTACCAGTTGATTTTCAGCTTGACCATCGACAGGGGGCAAATTCATGAGCACCCGTACGTCAAATTGATACTTCGAAGCTTGGTGCTGCAACTGGTTTACAGCGGCTTGAATGGTGTCGAGGACGGCAGCATTATCAAATTTATCGATGGTGCGGGCGTTTAAAGCGACCGTTGCCGTTCCTGGAATGGAATTAACCTGGTCGCCACCGCTTAACACCGTAAAATTAAATAAAAAGTCGCCGGTCGCGGGATCAGTGGCGTGAATTTGGCTCATTCGTTGGTTAATAATTGTGAGGAGATCCAACAAGTTCTGAACGGCATTATTGCCGAGCTGCGGCATTGAACTGTGGGCAACCTGGCCCTTGGCTTCAATCTGGACATCAAGCGAGCCCTTGTGCGCATAGCAAATTTGATAGCCGGTTGGTTCACCAATAATTAGGGCTGAGGCATCGTCCAGATATCCCTGGTTGGTGAGTTGTTCGGCACCGTATTCACCGACTTCTTCACCAACCGTTAGGAGAAACCGCACAGTACCGGGAAGGGGAGTCTGACTTTCTTTAAGGTCAATCATGGCGATTACCATGGCAGCCAGACTACTCTTCATATCGCAGGCGCCACGGCCGTATAGTTTGCCATTCTTTTCGGTAAGGATGAATGGATCGGTATCCCAGTCACCACCCGCCGCAACCACGTCGGCATGGCCACTAAAAACGGTAACCGGCGTTCCCTGACCAATTTCGGCCACAAGATTGGCACGCCCAGGCGCATATTCAACTTGGTTTGTCGGAATGTCGTGCTTGGCAAACACTCGGCCGAGGTAGTCCGCAACTTCTTCTTCGTGATCATTGACGGATTGAATGGCAACTAAGTCCGCCAGCAGTTGGATTCTTTCGGTTGGGTTCATAGTAGTCGTCCTTTCTTTTTCTACTAGGATAACCGAAACCGTCGAAAAGTCAATTTAGTTGTGATTAATTAAAATCAATCTGGTTGCTAGCGGTTAAATTGGTTAGAATAGGGATGGATAAGCTAAAGGGAGCAAAAGGAATGACAAAAAAGATTTTGGTAGTTGAAACAAATGTGGCTAATTTTGCCGGGACAAATCATCTAACTGGTTTATGGTTAGGCGAGTCGGCAGAATTTGTTGCTAAGGTGCAAGCCGCAGGGTTAGCAGTCGATTATGTTAGTCCCAGCGGGGGTTACGTTCCGTTGGATCCGCGGAGTATGAAACCTAATTACGTTGATGACAACACGTTACGGACGTACTTAACCCATGATTATCAAACGCGGGGGTTAGCGGAGACCTTAAAGCCCGACCAGGTTAATCCGGCTGATTACGTGGCACTCTACTTTACTGGGGGTCACGGGGTGATGTTTGATTTTCCTAATAATTCGGAATTACAGGGACTGGCGAAAACGGTTTATGGGAATGGTGGCTACCTTTGTACGGTTTGCCACGGCATTGCCGGGCTCTTGAACGTTAAGTTAGCGGACGGGAACTACTTAATTGCCGGGAAAAAGGTTACGGGTTTTACGACTAGCGAAGAATTACTGAGTGGAAATTCAAAACGAGTTCCGTTTCTAAATGAAAAGGTCGCCACTAGTCACGGCGCCCAGTTTGTCAAAGAACGAGCGTTTAAACGTTTTGTCGTGCAGGATGGTCAATTAATCACGGGGCAGAATCCGGCGTCACCGCAGGCAGTTGCTGATCAGTTATTAACTAATCTCCAGGCGTAGGTAGATATCCGGATGACAGAAAGGGGTCGGGCACCATTAAACAGAGTAAACAATCACACCGCGCATTGACTAACTGGGGGCTTCGCGTGGCCACCGTGATTTGGATTCTGTTATTCCTCAGCTTTTTTACGTGGGGAATTCATCTGTATGCAGAACGCGATCAGAGCAGCGACCGGTTAGCCTTTGTTAGTTCGTTAATTGGGTTTTCCGGGATTATTTTTCCGGGATTGTGGTCAGTGGCAAACCTACGGACACAACTCCGCGCCGAGCGCCGCAATAGTTTCGATGCCTCGCTTGGCTTGGAAAAGTATCAGGGTTATTCCGAGATTTCTCGGGAGTTAATCACGGTGGGCCGCAAGCTTCCGACGTTGCCACTGACACGGGAACACGAACTAGAAAGTTATAACGACGATCTCAATAAAACGTTAACTTTTAATGAGGACTATTTTAACTTGCTCGAGGTTTCCTCTGACCGGAGCCACGATGAGCAGTTGGTAACGCAGTTTCAACAGCGCCACCACACGATTTGGACGCAATGGCAACAGTTAGCGGCTCTGCTACAACAAGTTGGAAACGATCAGCCCACGGAACCGCAGCATCAAGTGATTAAGCAGCAGACCCAGCAGTTACGGCAGTCCCTGGGCGATCTCTCGTTGTTTGTCATGCGGTGTGCTAACAGCCAATTAGAGTAAGCCGGTGCAAAGAGGACCGGTAATTTTTCCAAGCTAAATCCGAACATTATGTTTGAATTTAGCTTTTTTTCGGCTGATTTTCATTTGACTTCCATTCAAAATGAGCTATACTAACAAAAATTACTGACAAACAGACTACGTTGAATATTGGAGTTCGCATGACGACTGAAATTAAACATCTAACCAACGAGCCACAAATGGTAACAGAATTACACGATTTAATCGTTAATACTTTTTGGGATACCTACCGTGGCTCGAGTGCGGATGCTAACATCGCTGCTTATTTGGACCAGGAGTATTCGCCAGCGCGGATTAAGGAACAGTTAGCAGAAGCTAATTGTGCCTTTTACTTTATTATGGTCGATGGTAAAATTGGTGGTTACATGAAACTCAATTTTGGAGAGGCCCAAACCGAGGATTACGATGGCAAGTCGATGGAAGTAGAAAAGCTTTATGTACTGCCAGAATTTAAACGGCACGGATTTGGGACCCAACTGTTGGAATTTGCGGAACAAGTAGCACGTGCGCGTGCGGCCGACTACATGTGGCTGGGAGTGTGGAGTGAGAACGAAAAAGCGAAGGCCTTTTATCATGAAATTGGCTTTCGGCAAACGACGACCCATACCTTTAAATTGGGGGATGATCCGCAAACCGATTTGGTTCTCGTCAAAAAATTAAAATAAGTTGCAAAGTTAGGTGGATGAAATGGAACGACAGGCAAAATTAGCAATCCTGGAACGGTTAGTCGGGTTTCAGACAACCGGGGGTAATGAATTAGCGGTTGCGCAGTACCTTCAGTCCGTATTAGCTGAACATGGAATTACCAGTGAACTTCAGGAACTGGGGAACCACCAGGCAAATTTAATTGCCGAAATTGGAACGGGCCAACAACCGGTGTTCACGGTGAGTGGCCACTTAGACACCGTTGCGGTTGATGAAGCGGAATGGGCTACCGACCCATTTGAGCTGGTCCAAAAGGATGGCCAGTTCTATGGCAGTGGTGTGACTGATATGAAAGGGGGCGTGGCCGCCCTAGTGATTGCCATGATTGACCTCCATGATCACCAGGTCCCCTTACAGGGGACGCTGCGGTTAATGTTGACGGCCGGCGAGGAAGCCGATATGCACGGCTCGCGCAAGCTCCATGCTGACGGTGTGATGCGTGATTCTTCAGCGCTACTAATTGCTGAACCGACTGGGTACCGAACCGTGTATGCTAACAAGGGGGAAGTTGATTTTGTGGTGACCGCACTTGGTAAAGCGGCCCACAGCTCCCGTCCTAACTTTGGCATTAACGCCATCCAGAATTTAATGGACTTTTTAGAAGTCGTTAAGACGAAGATTGAGCAGACAGCCACTGCGAACCCCGATCCCATCTTAGGGAAAACGACCT from Fructilactobacillus ixorae includes the following:
- a CDS encoding type 1 glutamine amidotransferase domain-containing protein, whose product is MTKKILVVETNVANFAGTNHLTGLWLGESAEFVAKVQAAGLAVDYVSPSGGYVPLDPRSMKPNYVDDNTLRTYLTHDYQTRGLAETLKPDQVNPADYVALYFTGGHGVMFDFPNNSELQGLAKTVYGNGGYLCTVCHGIAGLLNVKLADGNYLIAGKKVTGFTTSEELLSGNSKRVPFLNEKVATSHGAQFVKERAFKRFVVQDGQLITGQNPASPQAVADQLLTNLQA
- a CDS encoding ArgE/DapE family deacylase, with protein sequence MERQAKLAILERLVGFQTTGGNELAVAQYLQSVLAEHGITSELQELGNHQANLIAEIGTGQQPVFTVSGHLDTVAVDEAEWATDPFELVQKDGQFYGSGVTDMKGGVAALVIAMIDLHDHQVPLQGTLRLMLTAGEEADMHGSRKLHADGVMRDSSALLIAEPTGYRTVYANKGEVDFVVTALGKAAHSSRPNFGINAIQNLMDFLEVVKTKIEQTATANPDPILGKTTFTVDLFRGGIQINAIPAKAEAQINTRIVPEYDNEAVIADFKAVLADFNAHHEGEIQVKLLMNIPPVVANPDSRLIHEIIKLATPYMQQMHYSAEEQQQGAEMLAKQGFNPFATDQLEVLSAAGGTDASELLRDELQGANYAVFGPGNPLKMHQANESASVQMWFDFIEIYEKLFAQYLN
- a CDS encoding GNAT family N-acetyltransferase, coding for MTTEIKHLTNEPQMVTELHDLIVNTFWDTYRGSSADANIAAYLDQEYSPARIKEQLAEANCAFYFIMVDGKIGGYMKLNFGEAQTEDYDGKSMEVEKLYVLPEFKRHGFGTQLLEFAEQVARARAADYMWLGVWSENEKAKAFYHEIGFRQTTTHTFKLGDDPQTDLVLVKKLK
- a CDS encoding ArgE/DapE family deacylase; protein product: MNPTERIQLLADLVAIQSVNDHEEEVADYLGRVFAKHDIPTNQVEYAPGRANLVAEIGQGTPVTVFSGHADVVAAGGDWDTDPFILTEKNGKLYGRGACDMKSSLAAMVIAMIDLKESQTPLPGTVRFLLTVGEEVGEYGAEQLTNQGYLDDASALIIGEPTGYQICYAHKGSLDVQIEAKGQVAHSSMPQLGNNAVQNLLDLLTIINQRMSQIHATDPATGDFLFNFTVLSGGDQVNSIPGTATVALNARTIDKFDNAAVLDTIQAAVNQLQHQASKYQFDVRVLMNLPPVDGQAENQLVKRGQQVGAQVSGHPISTFGGTYTTDAAKFLVNQAEDFPFMIFGPGNQSLHSADEYIDKQMYFNFIDIYQQLMLNNGVNTNH